In one Chloroflexi bacterium ADurb.Bin180 genomic region, the following are encoded:
- the yocK gene encoding General stress protein 16O, whose amino-acid sequence MLTEKRLQRNRQWLLDERARLKSDLMSIDAAKDSSERPGLGTHMADNASDVFEQAKNAAVQSRLRNSLTLVERALEKLEKGTYGSCERCGQPIDPARLKALPHCALCMACQSRAELSSPSR is encoded by the coding sequence ATGCTGACCGAGAAACGCCTTCAGCGTAACCGACAATGGCTGCTCGATGAGCGAGCCAGGCTGAAGAGTGATCTGATGAGTATCGACGCCGCGAAGGACAGCAGCGAACGGCCCGGCCTGGGAACGCACATGGCCGACAACGCCAGCGATGTGTTCGAGCAGGCCAAGAACGCGGCGGTCCAATCCAGGCTGCGGAACAGCCTTACGCTGGTTGAGCGTGCGCTCGAGAAGCTGGAAAAGGGCACCTACGGGTCGTGCGAAAGGTGCGGGCAGCCCATCGACCCGGCCCGTCTCAAGGCCTTGCCCCACTGTGCTCTGTGCATGGCCTGCCAGTCGCGAGCCGAGCTCTCCTCACCCTCTCGCTAG
- the lspA gene encoding Lipoprotein signal peptidase encodes MRRKQLDDLVILALATLVVLADQWTKSWVRSTLPVGVPWNPVPWLRPILSITHVTNEGAAFGMLPQLKPVFPFISLAVCALMFYFYRPLAHGRPWITISLGLQLGGTLGNLIDRLTQQGRVTDFLDLNFWPLQDWPVFNIADSSVVVSVCILAAVLLLEKDLLQENPPAQPT; translated from the coding sequence ATGCGACGCAAGCAGCTTGACGACCTGGTGATCCTCGCTCTGGCGACCCTGGTGGTTCTGGCCGACCAGTGGACCAAGTCCTGGGTCAGGAGTACGCTGCCGGTAGGGGTGCCGTGGAATCCCGTGCCGTGGCTGCGGCCGATTCTCAGCATTACCCACGTCACCAACGAGGGTGCCGCGTTTGGCATGCTGCCTCAGCTCAAGCCAGTCTTTCCCTTCATCTCGCTGGCTGTTTGCGCGCTCATGTTCTACTTCTACCGCCCCCTCGCCCACGGCCGGCCGTGGATCACCATCAGCCTGGGCCTGCAGCTCGGAGGCACGCTGGGCAACCTCATCGACCGACTGACCCAGCAGGGTCGGGTAACAGATTTCCTGGACCTCAACTTTTGGCCGCTGCAGGACTGGCCGGTGTTCAACATTGCCGATAGCTCGGTCGTGGTAAGCGTGTGCATCCTGGCCGCGGTGCTGCTCCTGGAAAAGGATCTCCTGCAGGAGAACCCTCCTGCCCAACCGACGTGA